The following proteins are co-located in the Apis mellifera strain DH4 linkage group LG11, Amel_HAv3.1, whole genome shotgun sequence genome:
- the LOC100576660 gene encoding FAD synthase → MMNLHRYIVKTLLKRYWRTTMNWTLIRMKSSEGHPTAGIIVIGDEILKAQVKDTNYFYACKLLYKYGVKVQKIAIVRDNLQDIAKEIKYFSKMFNYVFTSGGIGPTHDDLTYEAIALAFNDTLHYHPTLVDIIKNYFDLQDLFGTFPLPAYKMAYIPTKAVLKFGKDEVTGRMLTYPYVIIENVYIFPGSPIFFEKSFQTLCKEFFTYCKKFATTEIYINAKEESFADILRKVALEFSNVTFGSYPERNRYYKVRIIIESENENDLQKAKKIFCDRIPSNILIDYDRTPHMDCLSKYEMLIQKSQHRSIYEYSFKKFVNYYEKPEEIWIYLDGSEESIIMIHLARVVSNKLRHCSKMKLRAICFKSDILKSEINEFFNEIKNMYNVELCKLEYEENDAVRAIKNFALSKPELRKLLVGKRLKNNEKEIYNDLERLNDSSTQFVHFPLIDWTNKDVENFFNSLFLPYYTIKS, encoded by the exons ATGATGAATTTACATCGATACATAGTAAAAACTTTATTGAAACGTTATTGGCGAACAACCATGAATTGGACATTAATTCGGATGAAAAGTAGCGAAGGACATCCAACTGCTGGAATAATCg TAATTggagatgaaattttaaaagcgcAAGTAAAAGATACCAATTATTTCTATGCATGTAAGCTGCTTTATAAATATGGAGTCAAAGTTCAAAAA attgcAATCGTACGAGATAATCTTCAAGATATcgcgaaagaaataaaatacttttctaaAATGTTCAACTATGTTTTTACATCAGGTGGTATAGGACCAACTCACGATGATCTTACATATGAag CTATAGCATTGGCTTTTAACGATACGTTGCATTATCATCCAACGTTGgtggatattataaaaaattatttcgacttGCAAGACTTGTTTGGAACATTTCCTTTGCCTGCTTATAAAATGgcatat ATACCAACAAAAGCTGTActtaaatttggaaaagacGAAGTTACAGGTCGAATGCTCACTTATCCGTACGtgataatagaaaatgtttatatatttcctgGATCACctatattttttgagaaatctTTTCAAACATTGTGCAAG gaattttttacttattgtaaaaaattcgcGACAaccgaaatttatataaatgcgaAAGAAGAATCGTTTGCAGATATTTTACGCAAAGTTGcattagaattttcaaatgttaCCTTTGGCTCGTATCCGGAACGTAACAG gTATTACAAAGTgcgtataattattgaaagtgAGAATGAAAACGACCTTCAAAaggcaaaaaaaatattttgcgatCGTATACcgtcaaatattttgatagattATGATCGGACACCGCACATGGATTGCTTATCGAAGTACGAAATGTTGATTCAAAAGTCCCAACATCGatcaatttatgaatattcctTCAAGAAATTCGT aaattattatgagaAACCTGAAGAAATTTGGATATATTTGGACGGTAGCGAAGAATCGATCATCATGATACACCTTGCTCGTGTCGTTAGCAACAAATTGCGACATTGTTCGAAGATGAAGCTGCGtgcaatttgttttaaatccgatattttaaaatcggaaattaatgaattttttaatgaaattaagaatat GTACAATGTCGAATTATGTAAATTGGAATACGAGGAAAATGATGCTGTTcgtgcaataaaaaattttgcctTATCGAAGCCGgaattacgaaaattattgGTTGGAAAACGGTTGAAGAATaacgaaaaggaaatttataatgatctcGAACGATTGAATGACAGTTCCACGCAGTTTGTACATTTTCCTCTTATCGATTGGACAAACAAAgatgttgaaaatttctttaattctctctttttacctTACTATACGATAAAAAGTTAA
- the LOC410286 gene encoding probable tRNA (uracil-O(2)-)-methyltransferase isoform X1: MDFKTIINDQNEISASQFLKAIDIWCRNPQIINRRILASIEILNIEINYDIFKISNYINTLDVSILGINHQKDDIDNRTLLDALRIFDQVAITTNMEKIHLYVTKQLPRTPHIFSTGIEFFLVSKERGCVINIHKPFLVHKQSLGTRMPFMLQQGTDGYISISVHQVNNIMSDFSIEWLKKKLLPCILKWAKSESGTRTPISLSSLNFVSTEKYAKLYCKLKEKYGIKLIKNWPENTDPIKFVYEDIAIATYLLLLWEKERFEKGINNLQSFLDLGCGNGLLVHILFSEGHHGLGIDLRKRKIWDLYPPETPLQVCTIVPSSETIYPEVDWIIGNHSDELTPWIPIIAARSSSNCRFFLLPCCSYELNGTKYQRYCASKSQYSEYIDYVRSICVQCGFTTHLDKLRIPSTKRICLIGWERTYENVKNLEDRIKQILSAKTTLTKQKYESNKKIGDTTEEWTCDFKPRDKVEKVRNCTQLDKTLITNIVNIVSSQLLHEGCTIYIEETPKKFWNAGRCLELREVVESIPKEVMMQLRKEYGGLQTLLKNHSHIFRVAQGKVEFNIPGIERINEKSKKKRLSLPQKKTKSCWFYENHPNGCPATETKCNYKH; this comes from the exons ATGGATTTCAAAACCATAATAAAtgatcaaaatgaaattagtgCATCGCAATTTTTGAAAGCTATTGATATATGGTGTCGTAATCCTCAAATTATAAACCGTAGAATTCTAGCatctattgaaatattgaatatcgaaattaattatgatatttttaaaatttccaattatattaatactttggATGTTTCAATCTTAGGTATAAATCACCAAAAAGATGATATTGATAATAGAACGTTATTGGATGCTTTGCGCATTTTTGATCAAGTGGCTATTACAacaaatatggaaaaaatccATTTATATGTGACAAAACAATTGCCACGTACGCCACATATATTTTCTACtggtattgaattttttttagtgagCAAGGAAAGAGGttgtgtaataaatattcacaaaCCCTTTCTCGTACATAAACAATCTCTCGGTACCAGAATGCCATTTATGTTACAACAAGGAACAGATGGTTATATATCCATTAGTGTCCATCAagtgaataatattatgtccGATTTCAGCATTGAATggttaaagaaaaaacttctTCCGTGTATCCTGAAATGGGCGAAAAGCGAATCCGGAACCCGGACACCGATTTCGTTATCTTCATTGAATTTCGTATCAActgaaaaatatgcaaaattatattgcaaattgaaagaaaaatatggtataaaattgataaagaattgGCCTGAGAATACAGatccaataaaatttgtttatgaaGATATTGCAATTgctacttatttattattgttatgggaaaaagagagattcgaaaagggaattaataatttacaatcatTTCTTGATTTGGGATGTGGTAATGGTTTACTcgtacatattttattcagtGAAGGTCATCATGGATTAGGAATCGAtttacgaaaaagaaaaatatgggaTTTGTACCCACCTGAAACTCCATTACaa GTTTGTACCATTGTTCCATCTTCTGAAACGATATATCCGGAAGTAGATTGGATTATAGGGAATCATTCGGATGAATTAACACCGTGGATTCCTATAATTGCTGCACGTAGTTCCAGCAATTGTCGTTTTTTCTTGTTACCTTGTTGTTCGTACGAACTTAATGgaacaaaatatcaaagatattgTGCCTCTAAAAGTCAATATTCCGAATACATTGATTACGTGAGAAGTATATGCGTTCAATGTGGATTCACGACGCATCTCGATAAATTAAGAATCCCTTCCACTAAACGAATATGTCTGATTGGATGGGAAAGAACGTATGaaaacgttaaaaatttagaggatcgtattaaacaaatattaagtgCAAAAACAACTTTAactaaacaaaaatatgaatcgaataaaaaaatcggtGATACGACGGAAGAATGGACTTGTGATTTTAAGCCAAGGGACAAAGTAGAAAAAGTACGAAATTGTACGCAGTTGGATAAAACGTTAATTacgaatattgttaatatcgtATCAAGTCAGTTACTTCACGAAGGTTGTACTATATACATCGAGGAAACGCCTAAAAAGTTTTGGAATGCTGGTAGATGTCTTGAACTACGTGAAGTCGTTGAATCGATTCCAAAAGAAGTTATGATGCAGTTGCGAAAAGAATATGGAGGTCTTCaaacgttattaaaaaatcacagCCATATATTTCGTGTTGCTCAAGGAAAAGTGGAATTTAATATACCTGgaatagaaagaattaatgaaaaatcgaaaaaaaaaagattatcgtTGCCACAAAAAAAAACCAAATCTTGTTGGTTTTACGAAAATCATCCGAATGGTTGCCCTGCAACTGAAACAAAATGTAATtacaaacattaa
- the LOC410286 gene encoding probable tRNA (uracil-O(2)-)-methyltransferase isoform X2: MEKIHLYVTKQLPRTPHIFSTGIEFFLVSKERGCVINIHKPFLVHKQSLGTRMPFMLQQGTDGYISISVHQVNNIMSDFSIEWLKKKLLPCILKWAKSESGTRTPISLSSLNFVSTEKYAKLYCKLKEKYGIKLIKNWPENTDPIKFVYEDIAIATYLLLLWEKERFEKGINNLQSFLDLGCGNGLLVHILFSEGHHGLGIDLRKRKIWDLYPPETPLQVCTIVPSSETIYPEVDWIIGNHSDELTPWIPIIAARSSSNCRFFLLPCCSYELNGTKYQRYCASKSQYSEYIDYVRSICVQCGFTTHLDKLRIPSTKRICLIGWERTYENVKNLEDRIKQILSAKTTLTKQKYESNKKIGDTTEEWTCDFKPRDKVEKVRNCTQLDKTLITNIVNIVSSQLLHEGCTIYIEETPKKFWNAGRCLELREVVESIPKEVMMQLRKEYGGLQTLLKNHSHIFRVAQGKVEFNIPGIERINEKSKKKRLSLPQKKTKSCWFYENHPNGCPATETKCNYKH; this comes from the exons atggaaaaaatccATTTATATGTGACAAAACAATTGCCACGTACGCCACATATATTTTCTACtggtattgaattttttttagtgagCAAGGAAAGAGGttgtgtaataaatattcacaaaCCCTTTCTCGTACATAAACAATCTCTCGGTACCAGAATGCCATTTATGTTACAACAAGGAACAGATGGTTATATATCCATTAGTGTCCATCAagtgaataatattatgtccGATTTCAGCATTGAATggttaaagaaaaaacttctTCCGTGTATCCTGAAATGGGCGAAAAGCGAATCCGGAACCCGGACACCGATTTCGTTATCTTCATTGAATTTCGTATCAActgaaaaatatgcaaaattatattgcaaattgaaagaaaaatatggtataaaattgataaagaattgGCCTGAGAATACAGatccaataaaatttgtttatgaaGATATTGCAATTgctacttatttattattgttatgggaaaaagagagattcgaaaagggaattaataatttacaatcatTTCTTGATTTGGGATGTGGTAATGGTTTACTcgtacatattttattcagtGAAGGTCATCATGGATTAGGAATCGAtttacgaaaaagaaaaatatgggaTTTGTACCCACCTGAAACTCCATTACaa GTTTGTACCATTGTTCCATCTTCTGAAACGATATATCCGGAAGTAGATTGGATTATAGGGAATCATTCGGATGAATTAACACCGTGGATTCCTATAATTGCTGCACGTAGTTCCAGCAATTGTCGTTTTTTCTTGTTACCTTGTTGTTCGTACGAACTTAATGgaacaaaatatcaaagatattgTGCCTCTAAAAGTCAATATTCCGAATACATTGATTACGTGAGAAGTATATGCGTTCAATGTGGATTCACGACGCATCTCGATAAATTAAGAATCCCTTCCACTAAACGAATATGTCTGATTGGATGGGAAAGAACGTATGaaaacgttaaaaatttagaggatcgtattaaacaaatattaagtgCAAAAACAACTTTAactaaacaaaaatatgaatcgaataaaaaaatcggtGATACGACGGAAGAATGGACTTGTGATTTTAAGCCAAGGGACAAAGTAGAAAAAGTACGAAATTGTACGCAGTTGGATAAAACGTTAATTacgaatattgttaatatcgtATCAAGTCAGTTACTTCACGAAGGTTGTACTATATACATCGAGGAAACGCCTAAAAAGTTTTGGAATGCTGGTAGATGTCTTGAACTACGTGAAGTCGTTGAATCGATTCCAAAAGAAGTTATGATGCAGTTGCGAAAAGAATATGGAGGTCTTCaaacgttattaaaaaatcacagCCATATATTTCGTGTTGCTCAAGGAAAAGTGGAATTTAATATACCTGgaatagaaagaattaatgaaaaatcgaaaaaaaaaagattatcgtTGCCACAAAAAAAAACCAAATCTTGTTGGTTTTACGAAAATCATCCGAATGGTTGCCCTGCAACTGAAACAAAATGTAATtacaaacattaa